Proteins encoded by one window of Cloeon dipterum chromosome 2, ieCloDipt1.1, whole genome shotgun sequence:
- the rept gene encoding ruvB-like 2 has translation MAAMSTAVKVQEVRDVTRIERIGAHSHIRGLGLDDSCDPKNVSEGMVGQQKARKAAGVVAEMIREGKIAGRAILLAGQPGTGKTAIAMGIARSLGSDTAFTSMSGSEIYSLEMSKTEALTQAIRRSIGVRIKEETEVVEGEVVEIQVERPASGVGSKSGKLTLKTTDMETIYDLGSKMIESLMKEKVRSGDIIVIDKATGKISKLGRSFTRARDYDATGAQTKFVQCPEGELQKRKEVVHTVSLHEIDVINSRAQGFLALFSGDTGEIKSEVRDQINCKVVEWREEGKAEVVPGVLFIDEVHMLDVESFSFLNRALENEMAPVVIMATNRGITKIRGTNFKAPHGIPLDLLDRSIIIPTQPYTEAELSDIIKIRCEEEDCDMQPDALTILTKIAQETSLRYSIQLITTASVVAKRRKSTQVSVEDIKKVYTLFLDEKRSQQFLKEYQDQFMFNEAEESTSMD, from the exons ATGGCG gcgATGTCGACAGCTGTCAAGGTGCAGGAGGTACGCGATGTTACGCGAATTGAGAGGATCGGCGCTCACTCACACATCCGTGGTTTGGGCCTGGATGACTCATGCGACCCGAAGAACGTGTCCGAGGGCATGGTTGGCCAGCAGAAGGCGCGCAAGGCGGCCGGCGTCGTCGCGGAGATGATCCGCGAGGGCAAGATCGCTGGGCGGGCCATCCTGCTGGCTGGACAGCCCGGCACCGGCAAAACGGCCATCGCCATGGGCATCGCTCGCTCCCTCGGCTCGGACACTGCTTTCACAAGCATGAGCGGCTCCGAGATTTACAGTCTGGAGATGTCCAAGACCGAGGCGCTGACGCAGGCCATCCGCAGGTCCATCGGCGTCAGGATCAA AGAGGAGACGGAAGTGGTCGAGGGAGAAGTGGTTGAGATCCAGGTGGAGCGGCCGGCGTCAGGGGTAGGTTCCAAGTCGGGCAAGCTGACCCTGAAGACGACCGACATGGAGACCATCTACGATCTGGGCAGCAAGATGATTGAGTCGCTAATGAAGGAGAAGGTGCGTTCCGGCGACATCATCGTCATCGACAAGGCCACCGGCAAGATCAGCAAGCTCGGCCGCTCCTTCACCAGGGCCAGAGACTACGACGCCACCGGCGCCCAaacaaa GTTTGTTCAGTGTCCAGAGGGCGAGTTGCAGAAACGGAAGGAGGTGGTGCACACGGTTTCACTCCACGAAATCGACGTGATCAACAGCAGAGCTCAAGGCTTCCTGGCCCTCTTCTCCGGCGACACGGGCGAAATCAAGTCCGAAGTGCGAGACCAGATCAACTGCAAGGTGGTCGAGTGGCGCGAGGAGGGAAAGGCTGAGGTCGTCCCTGGAGTCCTCTTCATCGACGAG GTGCACATGTTGGACGTGGAGAGCTTCTCATTCCTGAACCGTGCGTTGGAGAACGAGATGGCGCCCGTGGTGATCATGGCTACGAACCGCGGCATCACCAAGATCCGCGGCACAAACTTCAAGGCGCCGCACGGCATTCCACTCGACCTGCTGGACCGCAGCATCATCATCCCGACGCAGCCGTACACGGAGGCTGAGCTCAGCGACATCATCAAAATCCGGTGCGAGGAGGAAGACTGCGACATGCAGCCCGACGCGCTCACCATCCTCACAAAGATCGCGCAGGAAACTTCTCTGCGCTACTCCATCCAACTCATCACCACTGCCAGCGTCGTCGCTAAAAGGAGAAAATCCACGCAG GTTTCTGTGGAAGACATTAAAAAGGTATACACTCTTTTCCTGGACGAAAAGAGGTCCCAGCAGTTCCTCAAAGAGTACCAGGACCAGTTTATGTTTAATGAAGCAG aGGAATCGACGAGCATGGACTAA
- the LOC135935200 gene encoding ATP-binding cassette sub-family F member 1 isoform X1: MPPKKGKKSNKKDDGFNSDEDTNVVSMVEAEPPKSGGKKGKGKSKNVQDDDVEVAAPPPKPAKKGNKKGRRKGDSSEEDEPVVEVKPVSKKKGGKAKRQAESDEENEEAGSDNDSVKPASTTSSKNNKNKKKGKKKEQDSEEDSILAVADEEEDVPKPVKKGKQKKNNKKKGEEDSESEEDVPKPVKKSKLKKGSKKDSEPEEDEEEDVPKPVKKGKQKKNNKKKGEEDSESEEEDVPKPVKKGKQKKGSKKDSEPEEDEEEDAPKPVKKNKQKPNKKKQETDSEPEEEEKEEVSKKDKAKRKDSTEEEEMAAVEETPEPKQQEEKEEVSESSAVDELADQAAALKIEEMTEPTEEKTKEKKLTHKEKKKLKKQQEYDQQVELMTKKGGQGHSALGDNFTVSQSDRSAGQTQALEHAVDIKVENFNIAAKGKDLFVNASLLIANGRRYGLVGPNGHGKTTLLRHIAARAFNIPPNIDILYCEQEVGADDKSAVETVLIADVRRTELMAECAALETASDLSSQERLKEVYEELKAIGADSAEPRARRILAGLGFTKDMQDRATKNFSGGWRMRVSLARALFVEPTLLLLDEPTNHLDLNAVIWLDNYLQGWKKTLLIVSHDQSFLDNVCTDMIHLDQCKLFYYKGNYSMFKKMLTQKRKEQMKEFEKQEKRIKELKSQGQSKKSAEKKQKEVLTRKQEKNKTKTQKQEEENGPTELLQKPKDYLVKFSFPDPPPLQPPILGLHNVTFNYPNQQSILANCDFGIDMSSRVAIVGPNGVGKSTFLKLLTGDLEPKQGEVRKNHRLHIGRFDQHSGEHLTAEETPSEYLMRLFDLQYEKARKQLGTFGLSSHAHTIKMKDLSGGQKARVALAELCLNAPDVVILDEPTNNLDIESIDALAEAINEYKGGVIIVSHDERLIRDTECSLWVIEDKTINELDGDFDDYRKELLELLGEQINNPSIAANSAFQQ, from the exons ATGCCGCCGAAGAAAGGAAAGAAGAGCAACAAGAAGGACGACGGCTTCAATTCCGACGAGGACACCAACGTCGTCAGCATGGTCGAAGCAGAGCCGCCGAAGTCAGGTGGCAAGAAAGGCAAAG GCAAGTCGAAAAACGTGCAGGACGACGATGTCGAAGTTGCGGCCCCTCCGCCCAAACCGgccaaaaaaggaaacaaaaagggCAGGAGAAAAGGGGACAGCAGCGAAGAGGACGAGCCCGTGGTTGAAGTAAAGCCGGTTTCGAAGAAGAAGGGTGGCAAGGCGAAAAGACAGGCGGAAAGCGACGAGGAGAACGAAGAGGCCGGTTCGGACAACGACAGCGTCAAGCCGGCGTCCACCACAAGCAGTAAGAACAACAAGAACAAGAAGAAGGGCAAAAAGAAGGAGCAGGACTCCGAGGAGGATTCTATTCTGGCGGTGGCGGACGAGGAAGAAGACGTGCCCAAGCCTGTTAAGAAGggaaagcaaaagaaaaataacaaaaagaagGGGGAGGAGGACAGTGAGTCTGAGGAGGACGTGCCCAAGCCTGTGAAGAAAAGCAAGCTGAAAAAGGGAAGCAAAAAAGACAGCGAGCCTGAGGAGGATGAGGAGGAAGACGTGCCCAAACCTGTTAAAAAGggaaagcaaaagaaaaataataaaaagaaggGGGAGGAGGACAGTGAGTCCGAGGAGGAGGACGTTCCCAAGCCCGTGAAGAAAGGCAAGCAGAAAAAGGGCAGCAAAAAAGATAGTGAGCCTGAGGAGGACGAGGAAGAAGACGCGCCCAAGCCTGTCAAAAAGAATAAGCAAAAAccaaacaagaaaaaacaGGAAACGGACAGCGAGCCTGAAGAGGAGGAGAAGGAGGAAGTGTCCAAGAAGGACAAGGCCAAGAGGAAGGACAGCACCGAGGAGGAGGAAATGGCTGCCGTGGAGGAAACGCCCGAGCCGAAGCAGCAGGAGGAGAAAGAGGAGG tTTCTGAAAGCAGTGCAGTCGACGAGCTGGCAGACCAGGCGGCCGCTCtcaaaattgaggaaatgacGGAGCCCACAGAAGAGAAAACTAAAG AAAAGAAGCTGACGCACAAGGAGAAAAAGAAGctgaaaaagcagcaggaGTACGACCAGCAAGTGGAGCTGATGACCAAGAAGGGCGGCCAGGGGCACAGCGCTCTGGGCGACAACTTCACTGTGTCGCAGTCGGACCGCTCAGCCGGCCAGACGCAGGCCCTTGAGCACGCCGTCGACATCAAGGTGGAAAACTTCAATATTGCAGCCAAGGGCAAGGACTTGTTTGTCAACGCCTCCCTGCTCATTGCCAATGGACGCAGATACGGTCTCGTCGGACCCAATGG CCACGGCAAGACGACTCTTTTGCGTCACATCGCAGCGCGCGCCTTCAACATTCCTCCCAACATCGACATTCTGTACTGCGAGCAGGAAGTGGGCGCCGACGACAAGTCTGCCGTGGAGACCGTGCTGATCGCCGACGTGCGTCGCACCGAGCTGATGGCCGAGTGCGCCGCCTTGGAGACCGCCTCCGACCTGAGCAGCCAGGAGCGGCTCAAGGAGGTGTACGAAGAACTCAAGGCCATCGGCGCCGACTCTGCGGAGCCGCGAGCCCGCCGCATCCTCGCCGGTCTCGGCTTCACCAAGGATATGCAGGACAGGGCCACCAAAAACTTCtccggcggctggcgcatGAGGGTCTCGCTCGCCAGGGCGCTCTTCGTCGAACCAACCTTGCTGCTGCTCGACGAACCGACCAACCACCTCGACCTGAACGCTGTCATTTGGCTTGATAA CTATCTGCAAGGGTGGAAAAAGACGCTGCTGATCGTGTCTCACGACCAGAGCTTCTTGGACAACGTGTGCACGGACATGATCCACTTGGACCAGTGCAAGCTCTTCTACTACAAGGGCAACTACTCCATGTTCAAGAAAATGCTGACCCAAAAGCGCAAGGAGCAGATGAAGGAGTTTGAGAAGCAGGAGAAACGCATCAAGGAGCTCAAGTCGCAGGGACAGTCCAAAAAGTCTGCT GAGAAGAAGCAGAAAGAGGTGCTGACGAGGAAACAGGAAAAGAATAAGACCAAGACGCAAAAGCAGGAGGAGGAGAACGGCCCGACCGAGTTGCTGCAAAAGCCCAAGGATTACCTGGTTAAATTCTCCTTCCCCGACCCTCCGCCACTCCAGCCGCCCATTCTTGGATTGCACA ATGTTACCTTCAACTACCCCAATCAACAGAGCATATTAGCAAACTGTGATTTCGGCATTGACATGTCTTCCCGCGTGGCCATCGTGGGGCCAAACGGCGTCGGCAAGTCCACCTTCCTCAAGCTGCTCACTGGCGACTTGGAACCCAAGCAAGGAGAAGTTAGGAAAAACCACAGACTG CACATTGGAAGGTTCGACCAGCACTCAGGAGAACACCTGACTGCCGAGGAGACGCCTTCCGAGTACCTGATGAGACTCTTTGATCTTCAATACGAGAAGGCGAGAAAGCAACTGGGCACTTTCGGTCTCTCGAGTCACGCGCACACAATTAAGATGAAGGATCTGTCTGGCGGGCAAAAAGCCAGGGTCGCCCTGGCAGAGTTGTGTCTTAACGCACCCGACGTCGTTATtttg gaCGAGCCTACAAACAACCTTGATATTGAATCGATCGATGCCTTGGCTGAAGCGATCAACGAATACAAAGGAG GTGTGATCATCGTGAGCCACGACGAACGGCTAATCCGAGACACCGAATGTTCGCTTTGGGTGATCGAAGACAAGACGATCAACGAGCTGGACGGCGACTTCGACGACTACCGCAAGGAACTGCTTGAGCTTCTGGGCGAACAGATCAACAACCCCAGCATAGCGGCCAACTCGGCCTTCCAGCagtga
- the LOC135937423 gene encoding homeobox protein SIX6-like, translating into MASSVPSTPTSSPVSTPELPQPRPLLPIFALPTLNFTCSQVSAVCQTLEESGDVERLARFLWSLPVANPNFAELSRTEAVLRARAIVAFHSNNFKELYHILEHYKFGKDSHAKLQALWLEAHYIEAEKLRGRPLGPVDKYRHIAPRRKVQRSRRSAARAIAATPLTAAKALFAESLSAATLLSATPQGTQLQRHKAFSRICAICSSPRVQNPP; encoded by the exons ATGGCGTCGTCGGTGCCGTCGACGCCGACGTCGTCGCCCGTGTCGACGCCGGAGCTGCCGCAGCCGCGGCCGCTGTTGCCCATCTTCGCGCTGCCGACGCTCAACTTCACGTGCAGCCAGGTGTCGGCGGTGTGCCAGACGCTGGAGGAGTCGGGCGACGTCGAGCGGCTGGCGCGCTTCCTCTGGTCGCTGCCGGTCGCCAATCCAAACTTCGCCGAGCTGTCGCGCACCGAGGCCGTGCTGCGCGCCAGGGCCATCGTCGCCTTCCACAGCAACAACTTCAAGGAGCTCTACCACATCCTCGAGCACTACAAGTTCGGCAAGGACAGCCACGCCAAGCTGCAGGCCCTCTGGCTCGAGGCGCACTACATCGAGGCCGAAAAGCTGCGCGGAAGGCCGCTCGGCCCCGTCGACAAGTACAGA CATATCGCACCGCGCCGCAAAGTGCAGCGCTCGAGGCGAAGCGCCGCTCGGGCGATCGCCGCCACACCGCTCACAGCTGCAAAAGCGCTCTTTGCTGAGTCTCTGTCCGCCGCGACGCTGCTAAGCGCTACACCGCAAGGCACTCAGCTGCAGCGCCACAAAGCGTTTAGCCGCATATGTGCGATTTGCAGCTCGCCGCGAGTGCAAAATCCGCCATGA
- the LOC135935200 gene encoding ATP-binding cassette sub-family F member 1 isoform X2, producing MPPKKGKKSNKKDDGFNSDEDTNVVSMVEAEPPKSGGKKGKGKSKNVQDDDVEVAAPPPKPAKKGNKKGRRKGDSSEEDEPVVEVKPVSKKKGGKAKRQAESDEENEEAGSDNDSVKPASTTSSKNNKNKKKGKKKEQDSEEDSILAVADEEEDVPKPVKKGKQKKNNKKKGEEDSESEEEDVPKPVKKGKQKKGSKKDSEPEEDEEEDAPKPVKKNKQKPNKKKQETDSEPEEEEKEEVSKKDKAKRKDSTEEEEMAAVEETPEPKQQEEKEEVSESSAVDELADQAAALKIEEMTEPTEEKTKEKKLTHKEKKKLKKQQEYDQQVELMTKKGGQGHSALGDNFTVSQSDRSAGQTQALEHAVDIKVENFNIAAKGKDLFVNASLLIANGRRYGLVGPNGHGKTTLLRHIAARAFNIPPNIDILYCEQEVGADDKSAVETVLIADVRRTELMAECAALETASDLSSQERLKEVYEELKAIGADSAEPRARRILAGLGFTKDMQDRATKNFSGGWRMRVSLARALFVEPTLLLLDEPTNHLDLNAVIWLDNYLQGWKKTLLIVSHDQSFLDNVCTDMIHLDQCKLFYYKGNYSMFKKMLTQKRKEQMKEFEKQEKRIKELKSQGQSKKSAEKKQKEVLTRKQEKNKTKTQKQEEENGPTELLQKPKDYLVKFSFPDPPPLQPPILGLHNVTFNYPNQQSILANCDFGIDMSSRVAIVGPNGVGKSTFLKLLTGDLEPKQGEVRKNHRLHIGRFDQHSGEHLTAEETPSEYLMRLFDLQYEKARKQLGTFGLSSHAHTIKMKDLSGGQKARVALAELCLNAPDVVILDEPTNNLDIESIDALAEAINEYKGGVIIVSHDERLIRDTECSLWVIEDKTINELDGDFDDYRKELLELLGEQINNPSIAANSAFQQ from the exons ATGCCGCCGAAGAAAGGAAAGAAGAGCAACAAGAAGGACGACGGCTTCAATTCCGACGAGGACACCAACGTCGTCAGCATGGTCGAAGCAGAGCCGCCGAAGTCAGGTGGCAAGAAAGGCAAAG GCAAGTCGAAAAACGTGCAGGACGACGATGTCGAAGTTGCGGCCCCTCCGCCCAAACCGgccaaaaaaggaaacaaaaagggCAGGAGAAAAGGGGACAGCAGCGAAGAGGACGAGCCCGTGGTTGAAGTAAAGCCGGTTTCGAAGAAGAAGGGTGGCAAGGCGAAAAGACAGGCGGAAAGCGACGAGGAGAACGAAGAGGCCGGTTCGGACAACGACAGCGTCAAGCCGGCGTCCACCACAAGCAGTAAGAACAACAAGAACAAGAAGAAGGGCAAAAAGAAGGAGCAGGACTCCGAGGAGGATTCTATTCTGGCGGTGGCGGACGAGGAAGAAGACGTGCCCAAGC CTGTTAAAAAGggaaagcaaaagaaaaataataaaaagaaggGGGAGGAGGACAGTGAGTCCGAGGAGGAGGACGTTCCCAAGCCCGTGAAGAAAGGCAAGCAGAAAAAGGGCAGCAAAAAAGATAGTGAGCCTGAGGAGGACGAGGAAGAAGACGCGCCCAAGCCTGTCAAAAAGAATAAGCAAAAAccaaacaagaaaaaacaGGAAACGGACAGCGAGCCTGAAGAGGAGGAGAAGGAGGAAGTGTCCAAGAAGGACAAGGCCAAGAGGAAGGACAGCACCGAGGAGGAGGAAATGGCTGCCGTGGAGGAAACGCCCGAGCCGAAGCAGCAGGAGGAGAAAGAGGAGG tTTCTGAAAGCAGTGCAGTCGACGAGCTGGCAGACCAGGCGGCCGCTCtcaaaattgaggaaatgacGGAGCCCACAGAAGAGAAAACTAAAG AAAAGAAGCTGACGCACAAGGAGAAAAAGAAGctgaaaaagcagcaggaGTACGACCAGCAAGTGGAGCTGATGACCAAGAAGGGCGGCCAGGGGCACAGCGCTCTGGGCGACAACTTCACTGTGTCGCAGTCGGACCGCTCAGCCGGCCAGACGCAGGCCCTTGAGCACGCCGTCGACATCAAGGTGGAAAACTTCAATATTGCAGCCAAGGGCAAGGACTTGTTTGTCAACGCCTCCCTGCTCATTGCCAATGGACGCAGATACGGTCTCGTCGGACCCAATGG CCACGGCAAGACGACTCTTTTGCGTCACATCGCAGCGCGCGCCTTCAACATTCCTCCCAACATCGACATTCTGTACTGCGAGCAGGAAGTGGGCGCCGACGACAAGTCTGCCGTGGAGACCGTGCTGATCGCCGACGTGCGTCGCACCGAGCTGATGGCCGAGTGCGCCGCCTTGGAGACCGCCTCCGACCTGAGCAGCCAGGAGCGGCTCAAGGAGGTGTACGAAGAACTCAAGGCCATCGGCGCCGACTCTGCGGAGCCGCGAGCCCGCCGCATCCTCGCCGGTCTCGGCTTCACCAAGGATATGCAGGACAGGGCCACCAAAAACTTCtccggcggctggcgcatGAGGGTCTCGCTCGCCAGGGCGCTCTTCGTCGAACCAACCTTGCTGCTGCTCGACGAACCGACCAACCACCTCGACCTGAACGCTGTCATTTGGCTTGATAA CTATCTGCAAGGGTGGAAAAAGACGCTGCTGATCGTGTCTCACGACCAGAGCTTCTTGGACAACGTGTGCACGGACATGATCCACTTGGACCAGTGCAAGCTCTTCTACTACAAGGGCAACTACTCCATGTTCAAGAAAATGCTGACCCAAAAGCGCAAGGAGCAGATGAAGGAGTTTGAGAAGCAGGAGAAACGCATCAAGGAGCTCAAGTCGCAGGGACAGTCCAAAAAGTCTGCT GAGAAGAAGCAGAAAGAGGTGCTGACGAGGAAACAGGAAAAGAATAAGACCAAGACGCAAAAGCAGGAGGAGGAGAACGGCCCGACCGAGTTGCTGCAAAAGCCCAAGGATTACCTGGTTAAATTCTCCTTCCCCGACCCTCCGCCACTCCAGCCGCCCATTCTTGGATTGCACA ATGTTACCTTCAACTACCCCAATCAACAGAGCATATTAGCAAACTGTGATTTCGGCATTGACATGTCTTCCCGCGTGGCCATCGTGGGGCCAAACGGCGTCGGCAAGTCCACCTTCCTCAAGCTGCTCACTGGCGACTTGGAACCCAAGCAAGGAGAAGTTAGGAAAAACCACAGACTG CACATTGGAAGGTTCGACCAGCACTCAGGAGAACACCTGACTGCCGAGGAGACGCCTTCCGAGTACCTGATGAGACTCTTTGATCTTCAATACGAGAAGGCGAGAAAGCAACTGGGCACTTTCGGTCTCTCGAGTCACGCGCACACAATTAAGATGAAGGATCTGTCTGGCGGGCAAAAAGCCAGGGTCGCCCTGGCAGAGTTGTGTCTTAACGCACCCGACGTCGTTATtttg gaCGAGCCTACAAACAACCTTGATATTGAATCGATCGATGCCTTGGCTGAAGCGATCAACGAATACAAAGGAG GTGTGATCATCGTGAGCCACGACGAACGGCTAATCCGAGACACCGAATGTTCGCTTTGGGTGATCGAAGACAAGACGATCAACGAGCTGGACGGCGACTTCGACGACTACCGCAAGGAACTGCTTGAGCTTCTGGGCGAACAGATCAACAACCCCAGCATAGCGGCCAACTCGGCCTTCCAGCagtga